One window of Chryseobacterium indologenes genomic DNA carries:
- a CDS encoding HlyD family secretion protein, with protein sequence MAQKQLTQKEKRINKSITLLAWILIISGITGMVSFYLFSRKNVTTNDAQIEQYITPVSSKVSGFIKTIKFNENQFVHKGDTLIIIDNREFVNQVQMAEANLHANTATISTIESGVNTKESDTKIVDAKIASARIDIWRTEQDYKRYKNLLNEDAATEQEFENVKASYEQSKANLLALEQQKNAVRAGASEQQTKVAPVKSQIQQSSANLNNAKLYLSYTVITAPYDGWVGKKTIQEGQLIKEGQALVQIVSKEKWIIANYKETQLGQIDQNQEVIITADAYPDVEFKGKILSVSPASGSQFSLVKPDNATGNFVKIEQRFPVKIILDNNKNNEKLLSGMNVLVSAKKI encoded by the coding sequence ATGGCACAGAAACAACTGACACAAAAGGAAAAAAGAATCAACAAGTCCATTACTCTACTGGCCTGGATCCTGATCATCAGCGGAATTACAGGAATGGTCAGTTTTTATCTTTTTTCAAGGAAGAATGTCACGACCAACGATGCACAGATCGAACAATATATCACGCCTGTATCCAGCAAGGTTTCCGGGTTTATCAAAACAATAAAGTTTAATGAAAATCAGTTTGTCCATAAAGGTGATACTCTAATCATCATAGACAACAGAGAGTTTGTGAATCAGGTACAAATGGCAGAAGCCAATCTTCACGCCAATACAGCAACCATCAGCACTATTGAAAGCGGTGTCAATACCAAAGAAAGCGACACAAAGATCGTTGATGCCAAAATTGCTTCTGCAAGAATTGATATCTGGAGAACAGAACAGGATTATAAAAGATATAAAAACTTACTGAACGAAGATGCTGCTACCGAACAGGAATTTGAGAATGTAAAGGCTTCTTACGAACAGTCAAAAGCCAATCTTCTGGCATTGGAACAGCAAAAAAATGCAGTAAGAGCCGGAGCCAGTGAACAGCAGACAAAGGTGGCTCCTGTTAAAAGCCAGATTCAACAGAGTTCTGCGAATCTGAACAATGCGAAACTTTATCTTTCTTATACAGTGATTACCGCTCCTTATGACGGATGGGTCGGAAAAAAGACCATTCAGGAAGGTCAGCTGATTAAGGAAGGTCAGGCTTTAGTACAGATCGTCAGCAAAGAAAAATGGATCATTGCCAATTACAAAGAAACACAGCTTGGACAGATTGATCAGAACCAGGAAGTCATCATTACTGCAGATGCGTATCCCGATGTGGAATTTAAAGGAAAAATACTTTCCGTTTCTCCTGCGTCAGGCTCCCAGTTTTCTTTGGTAAAACCAGATAATGCCACCGGAAACTTTGTGAAAATTGAACAGAGATTTCCTGTGAAAATTATTCTTGATAACAATAAAAACAACGAAAAACTGCTTTCCGGAATGAATGTTCTGGTGAGCGCGAAGAAGATATGA
- a CDS encoding MFS transporter — protein MQHNTVYHKWVPQWLKLPLLILALFPHLMLLSLLHSNSAFTSSFMDVDSDDIQYLMILMYGTFVVTLLVLQRFMAYFSVKYYVLLMASVSVIILYVLSVTHDYHVILVIRFLEGIFGLLEGAIFLPLIIAELKTKHAKVLAYLFMYTIMLTGGTITTSLLKSSIENYDFQHMILMMVYFHVFVLIIGIALFNRNRFFPKKPLYQLDITSWFLLWVCLQAGGYAIIYGKRLMWLESDTIIMCLFIFLLSGGLFMLKQRNSKRPLFHFEVFSSKNVIAGMILFFIFYLIRSGLNNVYSIMATVWKWPWDYIVNIQYWNVAGTLLGILLSGICLVRGVSSRIVFFTGFLLLAVDCAWFTYTFYPDTTLSTICPPLFLQGVAQGLLFTPLVFFLISGTPEEYVANATALGTTTRFWTTAIGYALMQNLMLFLTLKHSDTLSANFTDTNPVFYSQWTQLFGANISKLSVNDSLSMTAGAFKTKITAQSILLSNMEIFTGLFWLALITAIGLLLYHPVKIAVRNIM, from the coding sequence ATGCAACACAATACAGTTTATCATAAATGGGTACCACAATGGCTGAAACTGCCGCTTCTTATACTGGCATTGTTTCCCCACCTGATGTTGTTGTCGCTTTTACACTCAAACAGCGCCTTCACATCTTCTTTTATGGATGTCGACTCTGATGACATTCAGTATTTAATGATTTTGATGTATGGGACATTTGTGGTTACCCTTTTAGTTTTACAGCGGTTTATGGCGTATTTCAGCGTCAAATATTATGTTTTGCTGATGGCCTCCGTTTCTGTTATTATTCTTTACGTTTTATCGGTTACCCACGACTATCATGTTATTCTGGTGATCAGGTTTTTAGAAGGAATTTTCGGACTGCTGGAAGGGGCTATTTTCCTTCCTCTGATTATTGCTGAATTAAAGACGAAACACGCTAAGGTCTTAGCTTACCTTTTCATGTATACCATCATGCTCACCGGAGGGACAATAACCACTTCCCTGTTGAAGTCAAGCATTGAGAATTATGATTTCCAGCATATGATCCTGATGATGGTTTATTTCCATGTATTTGTACTGATCATCGGTATTGCTCTGTTCAACAGAAACAGATTCTTTCCTAAGAAACCTTTATACCAATTGGATATTACCAGCTGGTTTTTACTTTGGGTATGTCTGCAGGCTGGCGGCTATGCCATTATCTACGGTAAAAGACTGATGTGGTTAGAATCCGATACCATTATCATGTGTCTGTTTATATTCCTGCTTTCAGGAGGATTATTTATGCTTAAACAAAGAAATTCCAAAAGACCGTTATTTCATTTTGAAGTTTTCAGCTCAAAAAATGTGATCGCCGGAATGATCCTGTTTTTCATTTTTTATCTTATCCGATCCGGACTGAATAATGTATACAGTATTATGGCTACCGTATGGAAATGGCCCTGGGATTATATTGTCAATATCCAATACTGGAACGTAGCAGGAACTCTTCTTGGTATATTATTATCAGGAATCTGCCTGGTTCGGGGAGTTTCCTCAAGAATTGTTTTCTTTACCGGATTTCTGTTGCTTGCAGTAGATTGTGCATGGTTTACGTATACTTTTTATCCGGACACTACCCTTTCCACGATTTGTCCTCCCTTATTTTTACAGGGAGTTGCCCAGGGATTATTATTTACTCCGCTTGTTTTCTTTTTGATTTCAGGAACTCCGGAAGAATATGTTGCCAATGCTACAGCTTTAGGAACAACAACCCGTTTCTGGACAACAGCTATCGGCTATGCTCTTATGCAGAATCTCATGCTGTTTTTAACCTTAAAACATTCTGATACACTCAGCGCCAATTTTACAGACACCAATCCCGTTTTCTACAGTCAGTGGACTCAGCTTTTCGGGGCCAATATTTCAAAACTGTCAGTAAATGATTCTTTATCCATGACAGCAGGAGCGTTTAAGACTAAAATTACAGCACAATCCATTCTACTCTCAAATATGGAAATTTTTACGGGACTGTTCTGGCTGGCACTTATTACAGCAATTGGTCTGCTCCTCTACCATCCTGTAAAAATAGCTGTAAGAAACATCATGTAG
- a CDS encoding aldehyde dehydrogenase has protein sequence MEIENILLKQRDFFKTQQTKSLAFRKMYLEKLKNLIISNENMLYEAINKDFGKSKFDTFTTELSFILNDINYYIKNLKSLSKPKKVMTNLVNQLGKSKVYADPLGCVLVIGAWNYPYQLSLSPIIVAMAAGNCCILKPSEIADNTMKAMASIINKNFPPEYLYVYEGGIEETTSLLQLRFDKIFFTGSTKVGKIVYKAAAEHLTPVTLELGGKSPAIVTKNANLEIAAKRIVWGKFLNAGQTCVAPDYLLVEETIQEQFLEMLRKYIKEFKYDQDSEQYTRIINQRNFQRLIHLINKEKIYSGGNFDEEKLYIEPTILNHIDWNNDIMQEEIFGPLLPVISFQNYNAALNSILELEKPLAAYLFTNDSEEKENFTRKLSFGGGCINDTVMHLSNDHLPFGGVGSSGIGNYHGKYGFETFSHQKAVLEKTTWGEPNIKYPPYSEKKLSWIKKLM, from the coding sequence ATGGAAATTGAAAATATTTTATTGAAGCAACGGGATTTTTTTAAAACACAACAAACCAAAAGCCTTGCTTTCCGGAAAATGTATCTTGAAAAGCTTAAAAATCTTATTATTTCTAATGAGAATATGCTGTATGAAGCAATTAACAAGGATTTTGGAAAATCAAAGTTTGATACTTTCACCACCGAGTTATCTTTCATTCTGAATGATATTAATTACTATATCAAAAACTTAAAATCTCTTTCAAAACCGAAAAAAGTAATGACCAATCTTGTCAATCAGCTCGGAAAAAGTAAAGTTTATGCTGATCCTCTTGGTTGTGTTCTGGTAATCGGAGCCTGGAATTATCCTTATCAACTATCACTTTCTCCCATTATTGTGGCAATGGCTGCCGGGAACTGCTGTATTCTTAAACCCAGTGAAATAGCTGACAATACGATGAAAGCGATGGCATCCATTATCAATAAAAATTTCCCGCCTGAATATTTATATGTTTATGAAGGAGGTATTGAAGAAACAACTTCTCTCTTACAATTAAGATTTGACAAAATATTTTTTACAGGGAGTACAAAGGTCGGAAAGATTGTTTATAAAGCGGCAGCAGAGCATCTTACCCCCGTAACCCTTGAACTGGGCGGAAAATCTCCGGCTATCGTCACCAAAAATGCCAATCTTGAAATAGCTGCAAAAAGAATTGTGTGGGGAAAATTCCTCAATGCCGGACAAACCTGCGTAGCTCCCGATTACTTGCTGGTGGAAGAAACCATTCAGGAGCAGTTTTTGGAAATGCTTAGAAAATATATTAAAGAATTCAAATACGATCAGGATTCTGAACAATATACAAGAATTATTAACCAGAGAAATTTTCAGCGCCTGATACATCTTATCAATAAAGAAAAAATTTATTCGGGAGGAAATTTTGATGAAGAAAAACTCTATATCGAACCCACTATTCTGAATCATATAGACTGGAATAATGACATTATGCAGGAAGAAATTTTTGGACCTCTACTTCCGGTCATCAGTTTTCAAAATTACAATGCTGCGTTGAATTCCATTTTAGAACTTGAAAAACCACTGGCAGCTTATCTTTTTACCAATGATTCAGAGGAAAAAGAAAACTTTACCCGGAAACTTTCTTTTGGAGGTGGCTGCATCAATGATACAGTGATGCATTTAAGTAATGACCATCTGCCATTTGGAGGTGTGGGAAGCTCAGGAATAGGAAATTACCACGGAAAATATGGCTTTGAAACCTTCTCGCATCAAAAAGCCGTTCTTGAAAAAACCACTTGGGGTGAACCGAACATCAAATATCCACCTTATTCAGAGAAAAAATTAAGCTGGATCAAGAAATTAATGTAA
- a CDS encoding thioredoxin family protein: MKKLIIFASVGLSAFAFSQEVKNSPDTGKEKTALIVPTEQKELEAKKKAAEEKAKLPKPYDPKADAEADIKKLVAQAKKEGKNVMIQAGGNWCIWCLRFNNYVQTTPELKEIVDKNYVYYHLNFSPDNKNEKVFAQYGNPGEKFGYPVFIILDKDGKMIKVQQSDVLEEGKGYSKEKVKEFFTTWAPKKG, translated from the coding sequence ATGAAAAAATTGATAATTTTTGCTTCTGTGGGATTAAGTGCATTTGCTTTTTCACAGGAAGTAAAGAACTCTCCAGATACAGGAAAGGAAAAAACAGCTCTTATAGTGCCTACTGAACAGAAAGAGCTAGAAGCAAAGAAAAAAGCAGCTGAAGAAAAAGCTAAGCTTCCCAAGCCCTATGACCCAAAAGCGGATGCAGAGGCAGATATTAAAAAATTGGTAGCTCAGGCTAAGAAAGAAGGTAAGAATGTAATGATCCAGGCTGGTGGAAACTGGTGTATCTGGTGCCTTCGTTTTAATAATTATGTACAGACTACTCCTGAATTGAAGGAAATAGTAGATAAGAACTATGTCTATTATCACCTGAACTTTTCTCCGGACAATAAGAATGAAAAGGTTTTTGCCCAGTATGGGAATCCGGGAGAGAAATTTGGTTATCCGGTTTTTATTATTTTAGATAAAGACGGGAAAATGATCAAGGTTCAGCAAAGTGATGTTTTAGAAGAAGGAAAAGGGTACAGCAAAGAAAAAGTAAAAGAGTTCTTTACTACCTGGGCTCCTAAAAAAGGATAA
- a CDS encoding lysophospholipid acyltransferase family protein translates to MNFLIKILYLVSKLPLKILYIFSDVIFFLNYYLVGYRKEVITQNLRKSFPDKSEEEIKEIRKKFYLNFSDYLVETIKSFSISETEARVRMQHINQELFHEAKKEGKNIILLAGHVFNWEWINALAKIVPQAHCHPVYRKVNNDFWENQMKKVRNKFGNEALEANEVILNIFRSRNNGDSAYMFVADQTPHHAHVTYGLEFLNQRTPAFIGYDKLATRMDLVFIYCEMKKVKRGYYQVNYHRIYPDGEKFTENEVVRKFHKLLENTLHKNPDNYLWSHRKWKYQDSIKNFDSEKK, encoded by the coding sequence ATGAATTTCTTAATCAAAATATTATACTTAGTCTCTAAGCTTCCGCTTAAAATATTATATATTTTTTCGGATGTCATCTTCTTCCTGAATTATTATCTGGTAGGATACAGAAAAGAGGTAATCACCCAAAATCTGAGAAAATCCTTCCCTGATAAATCGGAAGAAGAAATTAAAGAGATCCGAAAAAAATTCTACCTTAATTTTTCAGATTATCTGGTAGAAACCATCAAATCTTTCAGCATTTCTGAGACAGAGGCCAGGGTGAGAATGCAGCACATCAATCAGGAACTGTTTCATGAAGCTAAGAAGGAAGGTAAAAATATTATCCTTCTGGCAGGGCATGTCTTCAACTGGGAATGGATCAATGCATTGGCAAAGATTGTTCCCCAGGCACATTGCCACCCTGTATATAGAAAAGTAAATAATGATTTCTGGGAAAATCAGATGAAAAAGGTCCGAAACAAATTCGGAAATGAAGCATTGGAAGCCAATGAAGTAATCCTGAATATTTTCAGATCCAGAAATAACGGCGATTCTGCTTATATGTTCGTAGCTGATCAGACCCCTCACCACGCACATGTCACCTATGGATTAGAATTTTTGAATCAGCGTACTCCCGCTTTTATAGGATATGATAAGCTTGCCACAAGGATGGATCTTGTCTTTATCTATTGTGAAATGAAGAAGGTGAAACGCGGTTATTATCAGGTAAATTATCACAGAATCTATCCTGATGGCGAAAAGTTTACGGAAAATGAAGTCGTAAGAAAGTTCCATAAATTACTGGAAAATACATTACACAAAAATCCGGACAACTACCTTTGGTCACACAGAAAATGGAAATATCAGGACTCGATCAAAAATTTTGATTCCGAAAAAAAATAG
- a CDS encoding glycosyltransferase family 2 protein, translating to MQKKLAVAILNWNGKNWLEKFLPGVVQFSQNADIFVIDNLSTDDSIEFLQKNFPTVKVIKNNKNYGFAGGYNEGLKAIPNEYYCLLNSDVEVTENWIEPALEILEKNPSISAVQPKILSYHHRNYFEFAGAAGGLIDNLGYPYCRGRVFDDLEEDKGQYNDETEIFWASGCCFFIRSKDFWDQNGFDARFFAHQEEIDLCWRLINSGKKIYYTGKASVYHVGGGTLNKQSAQKTFLNIRNNLSMMLKNLPFPQLIWLIFFRLCLDSVAGIYFGLKHGFPHLWAVVRAHFGFYGQLPGTWKLRKKNQKKEFYQSKWLIFRHFLGGR from the coding sequence ATGCAGAAAAAACTGGCAGTTGCCATCTTAAACTGGAACGGGAAAAATTGGCTTGAAAAATTTCTTCCGGGTGTGGTTCAATTTTCTCAGAATGCAGATATTTTTGTTATTGACAATCTTTCTACGGATGATTCTATTGAATTTCTGCAAAAGAATTTTCCTACAGTAAAAGTTATTAAGAACAATAAAAACTATGGATTTGCAGGTGGTTATAATGAAGGATTGAAAGCTATCCCGAATGAATATTACTGCCTTCTCAATTCTGATGTAGAAGTTACCGAAAACTGGATAGAACCTGCTTTGGAAATATTGGAAAAAAATCCTTCCATTTCAGCTGTACAACCTAAAATCTTATCTTACCATCATAGAAACTATTTCGAATTTGCGGGAGCTGCCGGCGGATTGATAGACAATCTTGGATATCCTTATTGCAGAGGAAGGGTTTTTGATGATCTGGAAGAAGATAAAGGCCAGTATAATGATGAAACAGAAATTTTCTGGGCATCAGGGTGCTGTTTTTTCATCCGTTCAAAAGACTTCTGGGATCAGAATGGTTTTGATGCAAGATTTTTTGCGCATCAGGAAGAAATCGACCTTTGCTGGAGACTCATTAATTCCGGGAAAAAGATTTATTATACCGGAAAAGCCAGTGTCTATCATGTAGGTGGCGGGACACTTAACAAACAAAGTGCACAAAAAACTTTTTTAAACATCAGGAATAACCTTTCTATGATGCTTAAGAATCTTCCCTTTCCTCAATTGATCTGGCTGATATTTTTCAGATTATGTCTGGATAGTGTTGCCGGAATCTATTTCGGATTAAAGCATGGCTTTCCGCACCTTTGGGCTGTTGTAAGAGCTCATTTTGGTTTCTATGGACAGCTTCCGGGAACATGGAAACTTCGTAAGAAAAATCAAAAGAAAGAGTTCTACCAATCAAAATGGTTGATTTTCAGACATTTTTTGGGAGGCAGGTAG
- a CDS encoding 3'-5' exonuclease — MDFCAIDFETATHEKSSACEMGICVVQDSKIVETKTWLIKPPSFPYFNKFNIAVHGIQPEDVKDAPTFDEIWYEAQDMMYGSLMIAHNAGFDASVLRGCLQHYGMFTPQLNYLCSIQLAKKSWNYLPKYGLKPLAEYHKIDFTHHRAGADAEVCAKISLLAFEKLFLTSNDEVNEYLKAKIKKL, encoded by the coding sequence ATGGATTTCTGCGCAATAGATTTTGAAACAGCCACTCACGAGAAAAGTTCAGCTTGTGAAATGGGAATATGTGTGGTACAGGACTCTAAAATTGTTGAAACAAAGACCTGGCTGATCAAACCTCCAAGTTTTCCTTATTTCAATAAATTCAATATTGCGGTACATGGGATTCAACCGGAAGATGTGAAGGATGCACCTACTTTTGATGAGATATGGTATGAAGCTCAGGATATGATGTACGGAAGCCTAATGATTGCTCATAATGCAGGATTTGACGCTTCTGTTTTGAGAGGTTGTCTGCAGCATTACGGAATGTTTACTCCCCAGCTCAACTATCTGTGCAGCATACAGCTTGCAAAGAAGTCATGGAACTACCTTCCAAAGTATGGTTTGAAACCATTGGCGGAATATCATAAAATTGATTTCACCCACCACAGAGCAGGGGCAGATGCTGAAGTATGTGCAAAGATCTCTCTATTGGCTTTTGAGAAACTCTTCCTCACCAGTAATGATGAAGTAAATGAATATTTGAAAGCGAAAATCAAAAAGCTTTAA
- the apaG gene encoding Co2+/Mg2+ efflux protein ApaG, with product MMFSKMTSNIKVSVIPEYDSKNSYPSENRYVFKYNITIENDGSFPIKVLKRKWLIFDVGFGYTEIIGDGVIGLTPEIGTSENFAYFSNVMLRSGVGNMSGKYLVKNMETQETFEIDIPKFNLLSEVLSN from the coding sequence ATGATGTTTTCAAAAATGACTTCCAATATCAAAGTTTCAGTAATACCTGAATATGATAGTAAGAACAGTTATCCATCCGAAAACCGTTACGTTTTTAAATACAATATCACGATAGAAAATGACGGAAGCTTTCCTATCAAAGTATTGAAAAGAAAATGGTTGATCTTTGATGTCGGATTTGGATACACAGAGATTATAGGAGATGGCGTAATCGGCCTGACTCCTGAAATAGGAACAAGTGAAAATTTCGCTTATTTTTCCAATGTAATGCTTCGTTCTGGCGTAGGTAATATGAGTGGAAAATATCTGGTGAAAAACATGGAAACACAGGAGACTTTCGAAATTGATATTCCGAAATTCAATCTGTTATCAGAAGTGTTGAGTAATTAA
- the odhB gene encoding 2-oxoglutarate dehydrogenase complex dihydrolipoyllysine-residue succinyltransferase translates to MSVLEMKVPSPGESITEVEIATWLVKDGDYVEKDQPIAEVDSDKATLELPAEQSGIITLKAEEGDVVQVGQVVCLIDMDAKKPEGAAPAAEAPKQEEAPKAAEPAKQEAPKPAAPVAAPQTYATGAPSPAAKKILDEKGMDAAQVSGTGRDGRITKTDAELAAVPALGGSPLTATGARTTTTTKLSVLRRKIAQRLVSVKNETAMLTTFNEVDMSEIFRLRKQYKEEFAQKHGVGLGFMSFFTKAVTRALQMYPDVNASIDGDFKVNYDFCDISIAVSGPKGLMVPVLRNAENMTFSTVEANIKDLAIKVRDGKITVDEMTGGTFTITNGGTFGSMMSTPIINPPQSAILGMHNIIQRPVAVDGQVVIRPMMYVAMSYDHRIIDGKESVGFLVAVKEGIDNPVEILMGGDERKGLGL, encoded by the coding sequence ATGTCAGTTTTAGAAATGAAAGTTCCTTCACCGGGCGAATCAATTACAGAAGTTGAAATTGCAACTTGGCTTGTAAAAGATGGTGATTATGTAGAAAAAGATCAACCTATCGCCGAAGTGGATTCAGATAAAGCAACTCTTGAATTGCCGGCAGAACAAAGTGGTATTATCACTTTAAAGGCAGAAGAAGGTGATGTAGTACAGGTAGGTCAGGTAGTTTGTTTAATTGATATGGATGCTAAAAAACCAGAAGGTGCTGCACCTGCTGCTGAAGCTCCAAAACAGGAAGAAGCTCCGAAAGCTGCTGAGCCTGCGAAACAAGAAGCTCCAAAACCTGCTGCTCCGGTAGCTGCTCCACAAACTTATGCAACAGGAGCTCCATCTCCGGCTGCTAAGAAAATCCTTGACGAAAAAGGAATGGATGCTGCTCAGGTTTCAGGAACAGGAAGAGACGGAAGAATTACTAAGACTGATGCTGAATTGGCGGCTGTTCCTGCATTGGGAGGAAGCCCTCTTACTGCAACAGGGGCTAGAACAACAACAACAACTAAACTTTCAGTTCTAAGAAGAAAAATCGCTCAGAGATTAGTTTCTGTGAAGAATGAAACAGCTATGTTAACGACTTTTAATGAAGTTGACATGTCTGAAATCTTCAGATTAAGAAAGCAATATAAAGAAGAATTTGCTCAAAAACACGGAGTTGGACTTGGTTTCATGTCTTTCTTCACAAAAGCAGTTACGAGAGCATTACAAATGTACCCGGATGTTAATGCATCTATTGACGGAGACTTCAAAGTAAACTACGATTTCTGCGATATTTCAATTGCAGTTTCAGGTCCTAAAGGATTAATGGTTCCTGTATTGAGAAATGCAGAAAACATGACTTTCAGTACTGTTGAAGCAAACATTAAAGATCTTGCAATCAAAGTAAGAGACGGTAAAATTACTGTTGATGAAATGACTGGTGGTACTTTCACGATTACAAACGGTGGTACTTTCGGATCTATGATGTCTACACCAATCATCAACCCTCCACAATCTGCAATCTTAGGAATGCACAACATTATCCAGAGACCGGTTGCTGTTGACGGACAGGTAGTAATCAGACCAATGATGTACGTTGCAATGTCTTATGACCACAGAATTATCGACGGAAAAGAGTCTGTAGGATTCCTTGTAGCGGTAAAAGAAGGTATCGACAATCCTGTTGAAATACTAATGGGAGGTGACGAAAGAAAAGGCCTTGGATTATAG